The stretch of DNA AGTTTTTTTCACGGTTTCTGCCAAAGTGCCAAAATCGCAACCCTTTACTTTTTCTACTGCATTTTTCACCACGCCGGGACCGCTGACCCCTACGTTAATGGTACACTCCGGCTCTCCCACACCGTGAAAAGCACCGGCCATAAAGGGGTTATCCTCCGGCACGTTGCAAAATACCACCAGCTTGGCGCAGGCCAGCCCGTCTTGCGGGGCGGTACGTTCGGCACACTCTTTAATGACCTGTCCCATCAGATAGACCGCATCCATGTTGATGCCATCCTTGGTAGAACCCACATTAACGGATGAACACACCCGCTCGGTGACAGATAAGGCCTCCGGGATGGAGTTAATTAAAATGCGGTCACCTTTAGTAAAACCTTTATGAACCAAAGCAGAGAAACCGCCAATAAAATTAACGCCAACTTCTTTAGCCGCACGATCCATTGCTTCCGCAAAGGCAGTATAATTATCGGCATTGCTGCTTTCTGCCACCAGTGCCACAGGGGTAACAGAAATTCGTTTGTTAATAATAGGAATACCGTATTCCCGCTCTATTTCCTCTCCGGCACGCACCAGGTTGGCAGCCCGGCCGGTTATCTTGTCATATATTTTTTGACAAGCTTTTTTGTAATCAGCATCCGCACAATCCCGCAGGCTGATACCCATGGTAATGGTGCGAATGTCCAGATTTTCTTCTTGCACCATGCGTATGGTTTCTAAAACTTCATTGATGCTGTACATGACAACCTCCTGCTCATTTAACCCTATGACTAAATGCGGTGCATATAGCGAAAAACATCCTCGTGCTGGGCTTCAATTTTGACACCCATTTCTTTCCCCAGTTGATTTAGTTTTTCTTTTAACGAGTCAAGCTCCAGGGAACTCTTTTCCATGTCGGCAATTAACACCATAGCAAAAAACTCTTGCAAAATTGTTTGGCTGATATCCAGAATATTAATTTGATGGTCTGCCAGTATGGTGGCAACCCGGGCAATAATGCCAACCCTATCCTGTCCGATAACAGTCACAATAATACGGTTGCGGGACATTTCGCTTTTTATTTGCTCCAGCATAAACTTCCTCCTTGCAGTTATAAAAAATTAACGCGAGGGGTTACCCCGCGCAGTATTTTTATTTTAGGCAGCTGCCTTGGCAGCACGTTTGCGTTCCCTGTTCAAGCGCCTTAAATCATACCAGACAGGGCCGGCGTTAAAGATGGATGAGTAGGCTCCGCTGATAATACCGATCAGCAACAGGGTGACAAAGTTATGGATGGTGCTGCCACCAAACCAGAACAGGGACAACAACACAAACACCACAGTCAACACGGTATTGATGGAACGGGCCATGGTCTGCCACAAAGATTTGTTAACCAGGTCAGCCAAATCTTCTTTACGGTTCTGACGCAGGTTTTCACGAATACGGTCAAATATAACAATTGTATCGTTAATGGAATAACCAATAATGGTTAATACAGCTGCCACAAAGGAGCTGTCTATTTCAACTTGCAGCAGGGAGGCCATACCTACCATCACCAGCACGTCGTGCAGCAGGGCACCGATGGCAGCCATCGCCTGCAAAAATTCAAAACGCCAGGTAATGTACAGTACCATCAGTACTGATGCAATTGCCAAAGCCATTAAAGCCTGACGGGTTAATTCCTTACCGATGACCGGCCCTACCAGCTCATTGCGCAACAGGGTAGCCCCGCCCAGTTTTTCACTGATGCCGTTAAAGGCTTTGTCGCTTTCCTGTTGGGACATCGCTTTAGTCCGGATAATAAAGGTGTTTTCGCCGCTGCTCTGGATCTTGCTGTCGGCCAAATCATATTCATCTAAGGCCGTCCGTACTTGTTCCACTGTTGTGGGGTTATTAAACCTTAATTCCACCAGGTTGCCGCCGGTGAAATCGATACCCAGGTTAAGCCCCCGGGTGGTTAATGAAACCAGCCCCAGGACAATGATGGCCAGGGAGAGAATATAGTATATCTTACGATTTTTAATGATATGAAACATACTTTTTACCTCCCTTACGCCCCGTAGAGTTTTGTGTTTTTGATGCCGGTATCAGCCGTGCTGTGCAGCAGCCATTTGGTAAAGGTAATGGCCGTAAACATACTGGTTAAAATGCCTACAGACAGGGCCACCGCAAAGCTCTTAATGGGGCCGGAACCATAGTAAAACAGTACGGCAGCGGCTATCAAGGTGGTTACGTTGGAATCCAGCACCGCCACCAAGGCCCGCTTAAATCCGGCATCAATGGCCGTACGCAGTGTTTTGCCGCTTTTCAGTTCTTCTTTTAAGCGTTCAAATATAATAACATTGGCATCCACCGCCATACCCATAGACAACAGGAAAGCAGCTATTCCCGGCAGCGTCAGCACCACATGCATGGCCGCAAAAATACCCAGCACAATCAGTGCGTATACTACCAGTGCAACATTGGCCACCATGCCTGGTATCCGGTAATAAGCCAGCATAAAAGCTAAAATTGCAATAATGCCAATGATGCCTGCTTTAATCGATTTATCCAGGGAATCAGCACCCAAGGTGGGGCCTACGGTACGCTTTTCGATAACATCCGTTTTCAGGGGGAGGGCACCGGATTTCAGCAGTACGGCAATGGTATGGGCTTCTTCCAAACTGTTGTAACCGGTAATGCGGGCTTTACCTCCGGTAATGGGTTCTTGTACCACAGGGTTTTGTAAAACTTGACCGTCCAAGATGATGGCTATCCGCTTGCCGACATTGGCAGAGGTGGCGGCGGCAAATTTTTCTGTGCCTTCTTTGTTGAATTCAAGATCCACTTCCACCAAACCGGAAACAGCGTCCTTTGATTCTACCGCATTTTTCAAATCAGCACCGGTAAGGATTGTCTTACCGTCTTCGGTTTTAAATTCCAGATAAGCTGTTTTTATTATTTCATTAACAGCCTTTTCCGGATCTTTAATACCTGCCAGCTCGACAATAATTCGGTTTTTGCCTTCCCGCTGGATAATTGGTTCGGCTACACCAAAGGCATTTACCCGCCGTTCAATGGTTTCCAGCAATTGCTTCATGGTTTCGTCATTCACCTTGGCCTGCGGCGTATCTTTAGCCTCCAGGGTTACATGCACACCGCCCTGCAAATCCAGGCCCAGCGGAATTTCTTTGGTTAAAGGCAACCATTTGACATTTGGGAAGATGGGCTGTGTGCCGGCAACAGCAATAACAGCTACGGCAATAATAACTGCGAACAGTCTGAGTACCTTGCCCCATTTCATCTCCAATTTCCCCCTTTATATACTGCAAATAAACAAATTTAATTATATACCTGCCAAAATCGCATGTCAATTAAGTATGAGCGTTTATAACAGCTTGGCGCCGTTAATTACTAACTCAAAATTGCAGCCAAGGTAATTGGCTGCGCGGCGGCATAGTATCATTCGTGTGAGAAATATTTCAAAATACTCCATCACCGGACAAATTTCTATATCAATGCTTAGCTCCATGGTGATGGTGCGGCGGTCATCATTAACATAAACAAAAGCATGTGAAGCAGCATAGTTAACCCGATCATGAATATCAAAGGTGGCAAAGTCCTGGTTACGCACCCTTGACCGGTGAACGTCCGACTTATCCGCTACAATCAAAGCCGCCGCCACCGCATTGACAGGATAACCGTACTGTTCTTCGTGGTTGGCAATGGCTGAGGCCACCGTACAAACTTCATCCGGCGGCATACCCATATTTAACAGCAGATTAAATGCGATATTGGCACCGGAAATACCATGATCATTACGGCTGATAACATTGCCGATATCATGCAAATAGCCCGCAATGGCTGCCAGCTCGCACTCCCGGGCCGGCCGGCCCAGTTTTTCTAAAATATTTCTGGCAATGCTGGCCACCAGGTTAATATGGCGGTAACTGTGTTCTGTGAACCCCATAACTCCCAAATATTCATTGCCTTTCCTAATGCAGGCATCCACCACAGGATTCTGCTTGACGTCTTCAAGGGTGATACTCATCCTTGCTTCACTCCTGTATTTAACGCATTGATTGTAAAAAGAGTAGGCCTTGCCTACTCTCTTTTCTAATCGATTACTCGGTTTCTTTCTTTTCTGTCACTTGAGCAATGGCGTTTTTTAATACCTCGATGTGTACTTTATCTGCCACTCTGATAACAACCGTGTTGTCTTTAATCTTTACAATCGAGCCAAGCAGTCCGCCAACGGTTATAATATTGTCGCCAATATTTAATGCTTTGATCATGGCAGCATGCTGCTTTTGTCTTTTTTGTTGCGGCCGGATCATTAAAAAGTAAAGAATGGCAAACAAGGCAACAATATAAATAATAGAAGCCGTTTGTGGTCCTAAATCCAAATTGCACCCTCCTTTCTGCTAGCATAACAACTTTTTCTGCTTCATGTCAGGTTTTCCCTGCCAACAGCACAAATTTAACCTGCCTGGAAATGGGATAAAAATTCAGCCCGGTACTCTAACAGCCTGTCTTGCCGGATGGCTTCTTTTATTTTATCCATTAAACGCTGAATAAAATGCAAATTATGGATGGTTGTTAAGCGAATTCCCAATACTTCATCTGCTTTTATTAAGTGCCGGATATAAGCACGGGAATAATTGCGACAGGTATAACAGTCGCATTGTTCATCCAAAGGCCGAAAATCTTTGGCATATTCAGCATTGCGCACAGTTAAGCGGCCTTTATGAGTAAACACTGCTCCATTGCGGGCAATTCGGGTGGGCAGCACACAATCAAACATATCAACCCCGCGTATCACACCTTCAATCAGGCAATCAGGCGAACCCACCCCCATTAAATAACGGGGCTTGTCCTTAGGCAACAAGGGAATTAAATGATCTAAAACATCATACATCAATTCTTTCGGCTCCCCCACCGACAATCCCCCGATGCCATAACCGGGAAAGTCCAATTCCATTAATTCACGGGCACTGCGTGCACGCAGGTCGTTAAAAACACCGCCTTGAATAATCCCGAACAAGGCCTGGTCTTTCCTGTGATGAGCCTTTTGGCACCTGGCTGCCCAGCGGGTTGTGCGTTCTAAGGCAGCCAGAGCATACTCCCGGTCACAGGGGTAGGGGGCACATTCATCAAAAACCATGGCAATGTCTGCTCCCAGTGCCTGTTCTATTTCCATCACTTTTTCCGGCGTAAAAAAATGCTTGGAACCGTCAATATGGGAACGAAACTCAACGCCTTCCTCGGTAATGGTTCTCAAGGGGCCTAAGCTGAAAACTTGAAAGCCGCCGCTGTCTGTCAGTATAGGCCCGTGCCAGTTCATAAAGCGATGCAGCCCGCCGGCCTCCCGGATTAAATCGTGTCCCGGCCGTAGGTACAGATGATAAGTATTGCTGAGTATCAGCCGGCCGCCTGTCTCCCATACTTCTTCGGGTGTCATGGTTTTAACGGTTGCCTGGGTACCCACAGGCATAAAAATGGGTGTCTCCACCACCCCGTGGGGTGTGTAAAGTTTGCCCAGCCTGGCTCTGGTATGTTTTTCTTCCTTTTCAATAATAATTTTAACCGGCATGTTTCCTCCTAAATAATCAGCATGGCATCTCCAAAGCTGAAGAAACGGTATTTTTCCTGTACTGCCGTACGGTAAGCAGCCAATATTTTTTCCCTGCCCGCCAGAGCACTTACCAACATCAATAAAGTAGACTTGGGCAGGTGAAAGTTGGTAATCAAACCGTCAATTATTTTAAATTTATAACCGGGGTAAATAAAAATATCAGTCATGCCCGAACCGGGTAATACCAACCCCTTGGCATTGCCGGCAGTTTCCAGGGTTCTTACGCTGGTAGTGCCTACGGCAATGACCCGTCCGCCTTGTTCTTTAGCTTTATTAATCTCCTCCGCTGCCTGGGGGGCAATCTCATAATATTCGCTGTGCATAACATGTTGTTCTATGTCCTCCGTTTGTACCGGCCGGAAGGTACCCAAGCCCACATGCAGCAACACTGTTACAGTCTTAACTCCCATGGATCTTATTTCATCCAGCAACTCATGGGTAAAGTGAAGCCCGGCGGTGGGAGCTGCTGCAGATCCCTCTTGCCGGGCGTATACCGTCTGGTAGCGTTGCCGGTCTGCCAGTGGTTTTTTGATGTAAGGCGGCAACGGCATGGTACCAAGCCGCTCCAACACTTGCAGAAAAGGTTCCCGGTGACTGAATTCTATGATCCTGCCGCCAGCCTCGGTATGGTCAAGGATACTGCCTGTCATTGAACCTTCCCCAAAATCCAGCATATCCCCTACCCTGGCCTTCTTGCCCGGTTTCACCAGGGCCTCCCAACGTCTTTCGGCAATCTGCCTGAGCAGCAATACTTCTATTTTAGCGCCGGTGGAAGTTTTTGTGCCATAGATACGGGCCGGTAATACTTTGCTCTCGTTCATCACCAGCACGTCGCCGGGCCGCAAATATTCCACCAGATCGCGAAATACTTTATGTTCAAGGGGCCGGTTGTCCCTGTGAACCACCATTAACCTTGATTGGTCACGTTTTTCAAGAGGTTCCTGGGCAATCAACTGTTCCGGCAAATGATAATCAAAATCTATTAATTTCAAAGCATTAACTCCTTTGTTATTTCCGGGCAATTAATCCCAATGCCTGGGTAATAGTATGCCAAAATTTTTCTAAGGTTATAACCGCCGAACCTTGGCAGTCGCCCGTCATTTTTGTTGTTTCAGGTAACTTATGCTTTGTTCGACATTTATTGGCAAATTCCTGCTTTTCGGCCGGTTAATAAAGAAACGTCCTGTGTCAACAACAGGACGCCTGCACTGTCAACAAATCGGTTCACGATCTTCTTAGTCCAAAGAGCATGTTTTAACGCCTGAACAAGATATTTAAAATGAAAGTCAGCAGTATGCTTAATATAACAGAGGTAACCACCGGAAAATAAAAAGTGAAGTTTCCTTTTTGGATAAATATATCGCCCGGCAACTTACCCAAACCCGGTAGCTTGCCGGCCAGCAGCAGCAAGCCGCCCAGCAAGGACAGCAGCAAACCGGCCAATAATAGCAATTTAGCCATAGATTCAAAGGGTGTCATTTTTTTCAACCACCTTGTTGACAGCATTTCGCCGGGGTCGGTAATACCGATCTCTTTCACTGAAGATACAGCCGCAATATTGCTGGCGGTACATTTCTAATTCTTTTGATTTTGCCACTGCCTCCGGAAAACCGGGGCGGAAATCTTCATAGTGAAAGGGTATGCCATATTGCTCAGCCAGGCTTTCTCCCAGTTGTCTGATTAAATCATGCTTTTGAAAGGGGCTGACCAACAGGGTAGTGGAAAAAGCATCAAACTTCCCCTTTTTAGCCATTTGAGCCGCTTTTTTCAGGCGCATATAATAGCATATCTGACAGCGTCTGGCCTCCCGGTGGACGACTTCCTGCAGGTATTCTTCCAACCGGTAGGTATCGTCAAATATTACTTTTAAATTCTGCTGTCCAGCATACTGTGCCAATTGATCAAGTCTTTTTTGGAATTCAGTATAGGGATGAATATTGGGATTATAAAACAGCCCGTAAACTTCAAATTCCTGCTGTCTTAACTTTGCCAGCGGGTAAATGGTGCAGGGACCGCAACAGGTATGCAGCAAAATTTTTTTCATATAAACTTACTTCCCTTGTATGTTGATTTGTGATGATAAATAATATCGCCCGTTGTTTAAAATTTATAACGCCAGTCTTTCTTCACTTATTTTACTTCCTCCCGGCTAACATTTATTACCGCTGTTCATAATACCCGCCTTTAAAACAGCGTTTTTTGTTCAACCTGGTGAGAACCCGTGTTTTGACAAGGGATTCCTAAGTGCCGGTAGGTTAAAGGAGTGACAATTCTGCCCCGGGGTGTCCGGGCAAGGAAACCCAACTGCATTAAAAAGGGTTCCAGTACATCTTCTACAGTATCTGCTTCTTCACTGATGGAGGCCGCCAGGGTGTCAAGCCCTACCGGTCCGCCATTAAACTTTTCAATAATGGTACGCAGCAGTTGCCGGTCGGTATGATCCAGACCAAGTGAGTCAACCTCAAAGAATTCCAATGCCTCTGCCGCCACCGCTGCTGTAATTTCCCCCGCTGCCCTTACCTGAGCATAATCACGCACCCGTTTCAACAGGCGGTTGGCTATCCGGGGGGTACCCCGGGAACGCCGGGCAATTTCCTCAGCGCCTGATCTTTCAATGGCGACCCGAAGGATTCCGGCTGCCCGGGTAATGATCATGGCCAAATCTTCCGTACTGTAAAACTCCAGGCGGCTGATAATGCCAAAGCGATCCCTCAGCGGGGAAGCCAGCATGCCCGCCCGTGTAGTGGCACCGATAAGAGTAAACTTTGGTAATTCCAAGCGAATGGAACGAGCGCCGGGGCCCTTCCCCAACACAATATCCAAGGCAAAATCTTCCATGGCCGGATATAAGATTTCCTCCACCGACCGGCTTAAGCGGTGTATTTCGTCAATAAAAAGCACATCACCGGGGGCAAGGTTAGTAAGAATGGCAGCTAAATCCCCCTGCCTCTCAATGGCCGGGCCGGAAGTAATACGAATATTAACCCCCATTTCATTAGCAATAATGTTGCTCAAAGTGGTTTTGCCCAGACCTGGCGGGCCAAACAGCAGCACATGATCCAAGGGTTCCCCCCTTTGTTTAGCTGCTTGTACAAAGATGTCAATGGTTTCTTTTACTTTAGCCTGCCCAATGTA from Desulforamulus hydrothermalis Lam5 = DSM 18033 encodes:
- a CDS encoding PFL family protein — translated: MYSINEVLETIRMVQEENLDIRTITMGISLRDCADADYKKACQKIYDKITGRAANLVRAGEEIEREYGIPIINKRISVTPVALVAESSNADNYTAFAEAMDRAAKEVGVNFIGGFSALVHKGFTKGDRILINSIPEALSVTERVCSSVNVGSTKDGINMDAVYLMGQVIKECAERTAPQDGLACAKLVVFCNVPEDNPFMAGAFHGVGEPECTINVGVSGPGVVKNAVEKVKGCDFGTLAETVKKTAFKITRMGELVGRAAAQKLGVPFGIVDLSLAPTPAVGDSVAEVLEAMGLETCGTHGTTAALALLNDAVKKGGAMASSYVGGLSGAFIPLSEDAGMIRAAEQGVLTLEKLEAMTCVCSVGLDMIAVPGDTTAETIAAIIADEMAIGMVNFKTTAVRIIPAPGKKVGDHVEFGGLLGHAPIIPVKTAAAVDFVSRGGRIPAPIQSLKN
- a CDS encoding ACT domain-containing protein, which translates into the protein MLEQIKSEMSRNRIIVTVIGQDRVGIIARVATILADHQINILDISQTILQEFFAMVLIADMEKSSLELDSLKEKLNQLGKEMGVKIEAQHEDVFRYMHRI
- the secF gene encoding protein translocase subunit SecF; translated protein: MFHIIKNRKIYYILSLAIIVLGLVSLTTRGLNLGIDFTGGNLVELRFNNPTTVEQVRTALDEYDLADSKIQSSGENTFIIRTKAMSQQESDKAFNGISEKLGGATLLRNELVGPVIGKELTRQALMALAIASVLMVLYITWRFEFLQAMAAIGALLHDVLVMVGMASLLQVEIDSSFVAAVLTIIGYSINDTIVIFDRIRENLRQNRKEDLADLVNKSLWQTMARSINTVLTVVFVLLSLFWFGGSTIHNFVTLLLIGIISGAYSSIFNAGPVWYDLRRLNRERKRAAKAAA
- the secD gene encoding protein translocase subunit SecD; its protein translation is MKWGKVLRLFAVIIAVAVIAVAGTQPIFPNVKWLPLTKEIPLGLDLQGGVHVTLEAKDTPQAKVNDETMKQLLETIERRVNAFGVAEPIIQREGKNRIIVELAGIKDPEKAVNEIIKTAYLEFKTEDGKTILTGADLKNAVESKDAVSGLVEVDLEFNKEGTEKFAAATSANVGKRIAIILDGQVLQNPVVQEPITGGKARITGYNSLEEAHTIAVLLKSGALPLKTDVIEKRTVGPTLGADSLDKSIKAGIIGIIAILAFMLAYYRIPGMVANVALVVYALIVLGIFAAMHVVLTLPGIAAFLLSMGMAVDANVIIFERLKEELKSGKTLRTAIDAGFKRALVAVLDSNVTTLIAAAVLFYYGSGPIKSFAVALSVGILTSMFTAITFTKWLLHSTADTGIKNTKLYGA
- a CDS encoding HD domain-containing protein produces the protein MSITLEDVKQNPVVDACIRKGNEYLGVMGFTEHSYRHINLVASIARNILEKLGRPARECELAAIAGYLHDIGNVISRNDHGISGANIAFNLLLNMGMPPDEVCTVASAIANHEEQYGYPVNAVAAALIVADKSDVHRSRVRNQDFATFDIHDRVNYAASHAFVYVNDDRRTITMELSIDIEICPVMEYFEIFLTRMILCRRAANYLGCNFELVINGAKLL
- the yajC gene encoding preprotein translocase subunit YajC translates to MDLGPQTASIIYIVALFAILYFLMIRPQQKRQKQHAAMIKALNIGDNIITVGGLLGSIVKIKDNTVVIRVADKVHIEVLKNAIAQVTEKKETE
- the tgt gene encoding tRNA guanosine(34) transglycosylase Tgt, coding for MPVKIIIEKEEKHTRARLGKLYTPHGVVETPIFMPVGTQATVKTMTPEEVWETGGRLILSNTYHLYLRPGHDLIREAGGLHRFMNWHGPILTDSGGFQVFSLGPLRTITEEGVEFRSHIDGSKHFFTPEKVMEIEQALGADIAMVFDECAPYPCDREYALAALERTTRWAARCQKAHHRKDQALFGIIQGGVFNDLRARSARELMELDFPGYGIGGLSVGEPKELMYDVLDHLIPLLPKDKPRYLMGVGSPDCLIEGVIRGVDMFDCVLPTRIARNGAVFTHKGRLTVRNAEYAKDFRPLDEQCDCYTCRNYSRAYIRHLIKADEVLGIRLTTIHNLHFIQRLMDKIKEAIRQDRLLEYRAEFLSHFQAG
- the queA gene encoding tRNA preQ1(34) S-adenosylmethionine ribosyltransferase-isomerase QueA encodes the protein MKLIDFDYHLPEQLIAQEPLEKRDQSRLMVVHRDNRPLEHKVFRDLVEYLRPGDVLVMNESKVLPARIYGTKTSTGAKIEVLLLRQIAERRWEALVKPGKKARVGDMLDFGEGSMTGSILDHTEAGGRIIEFSHREPFLQVLERLGTMPLPPYIKKPLADRQRYQTVYARQEGSAAAPTAGLHFTHELLDEIRSMGVKTVTVLLHVGLGTFRPVQTEDIEQHVMHSEYYEIAPQAAEEINKAKEQGGRVIAVGTTSVRTLETAGNAKGLVLPGSGMTDIFIYPGYKFKIIDGLITNFHLPKSTLLMLVSALAGREKILAAYRTAVQEKYRFFSFGDAMLII
- a CDS encoding DUF2905 domain-containing protein, with product MTPFESMAKLLLLAGLLLSLLGGLLLLAGKLPGLGKLPGDIFIQKGNFTFYFPVVTSVILSILLTFILNILFRR
- a CDS encoding epoxyqueuosine reductase QueH, with translation MKKILLHTCCGPCTIYPLAKLRQQEFEVYGLFYNPNIHPYTEFQKRLDQLAQYAGQQNLKVIFDDTYRLEEYLQEVVHREARRCQICYYMRLKKAAQMAKKGKFDAFSTTLLVSPFQKHDLIRQLGESLAEQYGIPFHYEDFRPGFPEAVAKSKELEMYRQQYCGCIFSERDRYYRPRRNAVNKVVEKNDTL
- the ruvB gene encoding Holliday junction branch migration DNA helicase RuvB, yielding MIDRLLSASVQLEDSELETSLRPKKLSEYIGQAKVKETIDIFVQAAKQRGEPLDHVLLFGPPGLGKTTLSNIIANEMGVNIRITSGPAIERQGDLAAILTNLAPGDVLFIDEIHRLSRSVEEILYPAMEDFALDIVLGKGPGARSIRLELPKFTLIGATTRAGMLASPLRDRFGIISRLEFYSTEDLAMIITRAAGILRVAIERSGAEEIARRSRGTPRIANRLLKRVRDYAQVRAAGEITAAVAAEALEFFEVDSLGLDHTDRQLLRTIIEKFNGGPVGLDTLAASISEEADTVEDVLEPFLMQLGFLARTPRGRIVTPLTYRHLGIPCQNTGSHQVEQKTLF